Proteins from a genomic interval of Clostridium cochlearium:
- a CDS encoding GH36-type glycosyl hydrolase domain-containing protein: MRLPYIFFVIGNNNLSNINYFIRKVNKMDYLKFEEECPNNTTVFRCKYKLKNTLDKSYKDILKGYIYLNDEFKNRGEIIPAGDWLLDNLYLIEKEYKNIKNDVREMYYRNIPNIKSGYMKCYPRIYYVAKKIVKQNNGKLTKENIEKYIEDFQKHTVLTSSELWALPTMLKIACINSISKIVKEMVYAQKEKNRAKKLVETLLQNENNENAINGAIRRDEDFSLYFVEALIKGIRNNSIENQTIYNWINEKLDMEDKNIKDIILVEHKNQAFFKMILGNNITSIREVGIINWNTSFEKLSKLDYILNTDPANVYKSMDFKSKDYYRNKIERIAKKTNLGEGFIARKAIECAKENVEQRDKTYLNHVGYYIIDNGIGCLKEKLKHKDIGISKIDSLNLDKKTNYYTWFIRITTIILSILIAYYNLYKNYTPLWKFIVGVLILIIPMSEIVISILNWILNNYLEPDFIPKIEFKKDIPKEYSTMVVIPTLVNSKKRVSELMEDLEVYYLANRSENIYYGILADFKDSDKKEEEGEAEINKFALEETKRLNKKYSKNGKNIFYFFNRYRQFNEKQGVWLGWERKRGKLEEFNRLIRGDKETSYNVISGDIKNLYEVKYIITLDADTQLPMGMAKKLIGAMAHVLNTPYIDYKNKKVLRGYGLMQPRIGVGVLSGNKTLFSKIFSGETGIDIYTCAVSDIYQDLFGEGIFTGKGIYDVDIFNYMLKDEIPENSVLSHDLLEGSYVRTALVTDLELIDGYPAYYNASCKRLHRWVRGDWQLLPWIFKKNSLNKLSIWKMKDNLRRSLLTPSIVVLIILSLILFPKPEMWLSIAIISFLTPVLFNISEITNTSLKDISIIAKLENWKMSLIQFFLMFSFIPYKSYVMIDAISRSLYRMFISKKNLLEWQTAADVEAKSGKSIKDYIKTMWIGSFIAVLVSLIAFYKSTNLGLLLFPSCIIWFFSPCIAYYISKDIIEDTYELNKDEKMLLRRFSRKIWAYFEDFAEEESNWLAPDNYQEEPQKGVAYRTSPTNIGMGLIACISALDLGYINLKQCIYKVENIIKNMNDLERYEGHFYNWYDTKSKKPLNPKYISTVDSGNLIGYLWLLENTFYEFLEEPFINIKDISKGIIDLLYLSMEEIGEEKQNYIKSKEILDTFEGDVFSFIKILKELKLESYDCIKGKENLYWNTKLYKTLKIFEEDFNTIFPWSQLIEESKLYETLDNNIIKELSNLITKCSLQNFEDAILKIGDYLKNSKEEYLDKLNINIQNSKNEIKNLKDKIVNIIKNLNSISDKMNFKMLFDEGRGLFAIGYDVEKHCLDNCYYDLLASEARQASFITIAKGDIPYTHWFNLGRSISAIGRKKGLVSWSGTMFEYLMPLLIMKSYPNTLLKETYDFVVESQKKYGEKKNVPWGISESGFYAFDVNLNYQYKAFGVPGIGLKRGLETELVISPYSTFMALNVDYKSAIDNLKRIIDIGAEGRYGLYEAIDFTKNRNPKDSNFKIVKSFMVHHQGMSFMALNNILNNFILQRRFHRDNRVKSVELLLQEKIPKTVVYKREEHYNDNISIKERNVSMVRKFGIEKHRLPQCHFLSNGNYDLMITNRGSGYSKRDNIFINRWREDITDDNLGMFVYVKDIKSGVYWSNFYQPCKKETKNYEVSFSVDKAKFERADGEIKTTTEICVSNEENGEIRKVTIDNNSGEDKILEITSYFEVVLNKYDADLVHPSFSNLFINTEFIEEPLCILANRRKRSVEDKELWIMQSLITDENICGNVQYETSRANFIGRCRDLNRPEAIENDRIMSNTVGAVLDPIISMRVRVKIPAKQSCQLSYVIAICENRQQCIEIADKYQQRDNVERVFQLAWTYSQIESRYLGIKSYMVNKFQELASNIIFPNESIKQREQYVKNIRKNQVDLWKYGISGDIPIACIVIDKLEDIGCIKDIIKAHEYWNVKGLEVDLIIINLEEYSYEQELQISIKNIIFASHLRYKEYTSGGVFLYNKSTMLKEDIDFIISISRLVIYCEDERVLNEPKKNKKLIDKNKKINEIKNLKYNEGDFQFETPELEYFNGFGGFKKASYEYIIILDNYKNTPAPWINVISNGKFGFHISENGVSYTWYKNSRENKLTPWSNDWVKDNQGEFIYLKDEETYDIWSISPKPKRNSGKYIIEHGFGYSTYRNKSFGIVGEMTSFVPLEDNVKVILVNLKNNTDIKREISVTYYAQLTLGVVSQHTSRYISTYKNDDYDYIYAKNPYNTYFGDLIAYCKVIGGEQISYTGDRMEFIGVDGSLENPNGLKNDMLSNTLGSGMDPCIAINEKVILNPGEEKTVFILLGQEDNIEKIDSVIEKYENEESVLNELKRVKSYWEDTLTQIQIETPDKSMDIMVNKWLLYQVISCRFWARTGFYQSGGAYGFRDQLQDSISISYVRPELTREHILYSASRQFLEGDVQHWWHPVVDSGIRTRFSDDLLWLPYVTIQYIKNTGDYEILNESINYLEDEPLKEGEDERYTISKVSQNKGSLYEHCIKAIDKSLKFGENNIPLMGSGDWNDGMSTVGNKGKGESVWLGWFIYNILKEFTSICNKKQDYEKEEYYNKMKRFIVDNIEKNAWDGKWYRRAYFDDGKVLGSAENEECQIDSLAQSWAVISEGGNKSRAEKAMLSAEERLVKYDKAIVKLLTPAFNKSDLEPGYIKGYVPGVRENGGQYTHAAIWYILALAKLGYGEKAWKIFNMINPINHTLSNLNCNIYKVEPYVMTADVYTVEPNVGRGGWSWYTGAAGWMYTTALNGILGFNIHSDKGFSITPNIPSHWNEFKIVYKKNNCKYNIKVERQGKEEVYLNNELIKDKIIPLFNQGEYEVKIFIK, encoded by the coding sequence ATGAGATTGCCTTATATTTTTTTTGTTATTGGAAATAATAACTTGAGTAACATTAACTATTTTATCAGGAAGGTGAATAAAATGGACTATTTAAAATTTGAAGAAGAATGTCCTAATAATACCACTGTGTTTAGATGTAAATATAAACTTAAAAATACATTAGATAAAAGTTATAAAGATATATTAAAAGGGTATATTTATTTAAATGATGAATTTAAAAATAGGGGAGAAATTATACCAGCAGGAGATTGGTTATTAGATAATTTATATTTAATAGAAAAAGAATATAAAAATATAAAAAATGATGTCAGAGAAATGTATTATCGAAATATTCCTAATATCAAAAGTGGATATATGAAATGTTACCCTAGAATTTATTATGTAGCAAAAAAAATAGTAAAACAAAATAATGGAAAACTTACTAAAGAAAATATAGAAAAATACATAGAAGATTTTCAGAAACATACTGTTTTAACGAGTAGCGAACTTTGGGCACTTCCTACTATGCTAAAAATAGCATGTATAAATAGTATCTCAAAAATCGTAAAAGAAATGGTTTATGCACAAAAAGAAAAAAACAGAGCAAAAAAATTAGTAGAAACTTTATTGCAAAATGAAAACAATGAAAATGCTATAAATGGTGCAATAAGGAGAGATGAAGATTTCTCCTTATATTTTGTAGAAGCTTTAATTAAAGGAATAAGAAATAATTCTATTGAAAATCAAACAATTTATAATTGGATAAATGAAAAATTAGATATGGAAGATAAAAATATAAAAGATATTATACTAGTAGAGCATAAAAATCAGGCTTTTTTTAAAATGATATTAGGTAATAATATTACATCTATAAGGGAAGTAGGAATAATTAATTGGAATACATCCTTTGAAAAGCTAAGTAAATTAGATTATATACTTAATACTGATCCAGCTAATGTATATAAAAGTATGGATTTTAAATCAAAAGATTATTATAGAAATAAAATAGAAAGAATAGCTAAAAAAACCAATTTGGGAGAAGGTTTTATAGCTAGAAAAGCTATTGAATGTGCAAAAGAAAATGTAGAACAAAGGGATAAAACTTATTTAAATCACGTTGGATATTACATAATAGATAACGGAATAGGTTGTTTAAAGGAAAAATTGAAACATAAAGATATAGGAATTAGTAAAATTGATAGTTTGAATTTAGATAAGAAAACTAACTATTATACATGGTTTATAAGAATAACAACAATTATCTTATCTATATTAATTGCATATTATAACCTATATAAAAATTATACTCCACTATGGAAATTTATTGTGGGAGTTTTAATATTAATAATACCTATGAGTGAAATAGTAATATCAATACTTAACTGGATACTTAATAACTATTTAGAACCAGATTTTATTCCTAAAATAGAATTTAAAAAAGATATACCAAAAGAATACAGTACTATGGTAGTTATACCAACCTTAGTAAATAGTAAAAAAAGAGTAAGTGAATTAATGGAGGATTTAGAAGTATATTATTTAGCTAATAGGAGTGAAAATATTTATTATGGAATATTAGCTGATTTTAAGGATAGCGATAAAAAGGAAGAAGAAGGGGAAGCTGAAATAAACAAATTTGCTTTAGAAGAAACAAAAAGATTAAATAAAAAATATAGTAAAAACGGAAAAAATATATTTTATTTTTTCAATAGATATAGACAATTTAATGAAAAACAAGGAGTTTGGTTAGGATGGGAAAGAAAAAGAGGAAAATTAGAGGAATTTAATAGACTAATTAGAGGGGATAAAGAAACTAGTTATAATGTTATAAGTGGAGATATAAAAAATTTATATGAAGTTAAATATATAATTACTTTAGATGCAGATACTCAATTGCCTATGGGAATGGCAAAAAAATTAATAGGTGCCATGGCTCATGTATTAAATACACCTTATATAGATTACAAAAATAAAAAAGTATTAAGAGGATATGGACTTATGCAACCACGAATCGGTGTGGGAGTTTTAAGTGGTAATAAGACCTTATTTTCTAAAATTTTTTCTGGAGAAACAGGTATAGATATATATACTTGTGCAGTCTCTGATATATATCAAGATTTATTTGGAGAAGGTATTTTTACAGGAAAAGGTATATATGATGTAGATATTTTTAATTATATGCTAAAAGATGAAATACCAGAAAACTCCGTATTGAGTCATGATTTATTGGAAGGGTCCTATGTGAGAACGGCGTTGGTAACTGATTTAGAATTAATAGATGGATATCCAGCATATTACAATGCTAGTTGTAAAAGATTGCATAGGTGGGTAAGAGGTGATTGGCAATTACTACCTTGGATTTTTAAAAAAAATTCTTTAAATAAATTATCTATTTGGAAGATGAAAGATAATTTAAGAAGAAGTTTATTAACGCCATCTATAGTAGTTCTTATAATTTTATCTTTAATTTTGTTTCCTAAGCCAGAAATGTGGTTGTCAATAGCTATTATATCTTTTTTGACTCCGGTTTTATTTAATATATCAGAAATTACCAATACGTCATTAAAAGACATATCTATAATTGCAAAACTAGAAAATTGGAAAATGAGTTTAATACAGTTTTTTCTAATGTTTTCTTTTATTCCATATAAAAGTTATGTAATGATTGATGCTATTAGCAGAAGTTTATATAGAATGTTCATAAGTAAGAAAAATTTATTGGAATGGCAAACTGCAGCAGATGTAGAAGCTAAATCTGGAAAAAGTATTAAAGATTATATAAAAACTATGTGGATTGGTAGTTTTATAGCGGTTTTAGTATCATTAATTGCTTTTTACAAATCTACTAATTTGGGGTTACTATTATTTCCATCCTGTATAATATGGTTTTTTAGTCCATGTATAGCTTATTACATTAGCAAAGATATTATAGAAGATACATATGAACTAAATAAAGATGAAAAAATGCTATTAAGAAGATTTTCAAGGAAAATATGGGCATATTTTGAGGATTTTGCGGAAGAGGAGAGCAATTGGTTGGCACCAGACAATTATCAAGAAGAACCTCAAAAAGGTGTAGCTTATAGAACATCACCAACTAATATTGGTATGGGGCTTATAGCTTGTATATCAGCTTTAGATCTAGGATATATAAATTTAAAACAATGTATATATAAAGTAGAGAATATTATTAAAAATATGAATGACTTAGAAAGATATGAAGGACATTTTTATAATTGGTATGATACAAAGTCTAAAAAGCCACTAAATCCTAAGTATATTTCTACTGTGGATAGTGGAAATTTAATAGGTTATTTATGGCTATTAGAAAATACATTTTATGAATTTTTAGAAGAACCTTTTATAAATATAAAAGATATATCAAAGGGAATTATAGATCTTTTATATTTATCTATGGAAGAAATAGGTGAAGAAAAACAAAATTATATAAAGAGTAAAGAAATATTAGACACATTTGAAGGAGATGTATTTTCCTTTATAAAAATTTTAAAAGAGTTAAAATTAGAATCTTATGATTGCATAAAAGGAAAAGAAAATTTATATTGGAATACAAAACTATATAAAACATTAAAAATATTTGAAGAGGATTTCAACACTATTTTTCCTTGGAGCCAACTTATAGAAGAAAGTAAACTATACGAAACTCTCGATAATAATATAATAAAAGAATTATCAAATTTAATTACAAAATGCAGTTTGCAAAATTTTGAAGATGCTATTTTAAAAATAGGTGATTATTTAAAAAATAGTAAAGAAGAATATCTAGATAAATTAAATATTAATATTCAAAATAGTAAAAATGAGATAAAGAATTTAAAAGATAAAATAGTCAATATTATTAAAAACTTAAATTCCATATCAGATAAAATGAATTTTAAAATGCTATTTGATGAGGGAAGAGGATTATTTGCTATAGGCTATGATGTTGAAAAACATTGCCTAGACAATTGCTATTATGATTTATTAGCTTCAGAAGCAAGGCAAGCGAGTTTTATAACTATAGCAAAAGGGGATATACCTTATACTCATTGGTTTAATTTAGGAAGATCTATAAGTGCTATAGGTAGGAAAAAAGGACTAGTTTCATGGAGTGGAACTATGTTTGAATACCTAATGCCTTTATTAATAATGAAAAGTTATCCTAATACACTTTTAAAAGAAACCTATGACTTTGTAGTGGAAAGTCAAAAGAAATATGGTGAGAAGAAGAATGTGCCTTGGGGTATATCTGAATCGGGTTTTTATGCTTTTGATGTAAACTTAAATTATCAATATAAAGCTTTTGGAGTACCAGGTATAGGTCTTAAACGAGGATTAGAAACGGAACTAGTTATATCTCCGTATTCTACTTTTATGGCACTAAATGTGGACTATAAATCAGCTATAGATAATTTAAAAAGAATTATTGATATAGGAGCAGAAGGAAGATATGGATTATATGAAGCCATAGATTTTACTAAAAATAGAAATCCTAAAGACAGTAATTTTAAAATTGTTAAATCATTTATGGTTCATCACCAGGGTATGAGCTTTATGGCTCTGAACAACATACTAAATAACTTTATTCTTCAAAGAAGATTTCATAGAGATAATAGAGTTAAATCTGTGGAACTATTACTTCAAGAAAAAATTCCGAAGACTGTAGTATATAAAAGAGAAGAACATTACAATGATAATATATCTATAAAAGAAAGAAATGTAAGCATGGTAAGAAAATTTGGCATAGAAAAACATCGATTACCTCAATGTCATTTTTTATCTAATGGCAACTATGATTTAATGATTACTAATAGAGGTAGTGGTTACAGCAAAAGAGACAATATATTTATAAATAGGTGGAGAGAAGATATAACTGATGACAATCTAGGGATGTTTGTTTATGTAAAGGATATAAAATCTGGAGTATATTGGAGCAATTTCTATCAACCATGTAAAAAGGAAACAAAAAATTATGAAGTTAGTTTTTCTGTGGATAAAGCGAAATTTGAGAGAGCGGATGGAGAAATTAAAACCACTACAGAAATATGTGTATCCAACGAAGAAAATGGTGAAATAAGAAAAGTCACTATAGACAATAATAGTGGAGAGGATAAAATATTAGAAATCACTAGCTATTTTGAAGTGGTGTTAAATAAATATGATGCAGATTTAGTTCATCCAAGTTTTAGTAATTTATTTATTAATACTGAATTTATAGAGGAACCTCTATGTATATTAGCAAATAGAAGGAAAAGAAGTGTTGAAGACAAAGAACTTTGGATTATGCAAAGTTTAATAACAGATGAAAATATATGTGGAAATGTGCAATACGAGACTAGTAGAGCTAATTTCATAGGGAGATGTAGGGATTTAAATAGACCTGAAGCCATAGAAAATGATAGGATAATGAGTAATACTGTTGGAGCGGTATTAGATCCTATAATTAGTATGAGGGTTAGAGTAAAAATACCAGCAAAACAAAGTTGTCAATTATCTTATGTAATAGCTATTTGCGAAAATAGACAGCAGTGTATAGAAATAGCGGACAAATATCAGCAAAGAGATAATGTAGAGAGAGTATTTCAGCTAGCTTGGACATATAGCCAAATAGAGAGTAGATATTTAGGAATTAAATCGTATATGGTAAACAAATTTCAGGAATTGGCATCTAATATTATTTTCCCAAATGAATCTATAAAACAAAGGGAGCAGTATGTAAAGAATATAAGGAAGAATCAAGTAGACCTTTGGAAATATGGTATATCAGGTGATATACCTATAGCTTGTATAGTAATAGATAAATTAGAGGACATTGGATGCATTAAAGATATTATAAAGGCCCATGAATATTGGAATGTTAAAGGGCTAGAAGTTGACTTAATAATAATTAATTTAGAAGAGTATTCTTATGAACAAGAATTACAAATATCAATAAAGAATATTATATTTGCCAGTCATTTAAGGTATAAAGAATATACATCTGGAGGAGTATTTTTATATAATAAATCAACTATGTTAAAAGAAGATATAGATTTTATAATTTCTATATCTAGATTAGTGATTTATTGTGAAGATGAAAGGGTTTTAAATGAACCTAAAAAGAATAAAAAATTAATAGATAAAAATAAAAAAATAAATGAAATTAAAAATTTAAAATATAATGAAGGGGATTTTCAATTTGAAACACCTGAATTAGAATATTTTAATGGCTTTGGAGGATTTAAAAAAGCTAGCTATGAATATATTATCATATTAGATAATTATAAAAACACACCTGCACCTTGGATTAATGTTATTAGCAATGGTAAATTTGGATTTCATATTTCAGAAAATGGTGTTTCTTATACTTGGTATAAAAATAGCAGGGAAAATAAATTAACACCTTGGTCTAATGATTGGGTAAAAGATAATCAAGGAGAATTTATATATTTAAAGGATGAAGAAACTTATGATATATGGAGTATATCGCCTAAACCTAAAAGAAATTCTGGTAAATATATTATAGAGCATGGCTTTGGATATTCTACCTACAGAAACAAAAGCTTTGGAATAGTTGGAGAAATGACTTCATTTGTGCCTTTGGAAGATAATGTAAAAGTAATTCTAGTTAATTTAAAAAATAACACTGATATAAAAAGAGAAATATCCGTAACTTATTATGCACAGTTAACTTTAGGGGTGGTTTCTCAACACACTAGCAGATATATATCCACATATAAAAATGATGATTATGACTATATTTATGCTAAAAATCCCTATAATACTTATTTTGGAGATTTAATAGCCTATTGTAAAGTAATTGGAGGAGAACAAATATCTTATACAGGAGATAGAATGGAATTTATAGGAGTTGACGGTAGCTTAGAAAATCCTAATGGACTAAAAAATGATATGTTGTCTAATACTTTGGGATCAGGTATGGATCCTTGCATAGCTATAAACGAGAAAGTAATTTTAAATCCAGGTGAAGAAAAAACTGTATTTATATTGTTAGGTCAAGAAGACAACATAGAAAAAATAGATTCAGTAATAGAAAAATATGAAAATGAAGAAAGTGTTTTAAATGAACTTAAAAGGGTAAAAAGTTATTGGGAAGATACATTAACACAAATACAAATAGAAACACCAGATAAATCCATGGATATTATGGTTAATAAGTGGCTATTATATCAAGTAATAAGTTGTAGATTTTGGGCAAGAACAGGATTTTATCAATCTGGAGGAGCTTATGGGTTTAGAGATCAGCTTCAAGATTCTATATCCATATCATATGTAAGACCAGAACTTACAAGAGAGCATATATTATATAGTGCATCAAGACAATTTCTAGAAGGGGATGTACAACATTGGTGGCACCCAGTAGTTGACAGTGGCATAAGAACTAGATTTTCCGATGATCTATTATGGCTTCCTTATGTAACTATTCAATATATAAAAAATACGGGAGACTATGAGATATTAAATGAAAGTATTAATTATTTAGAAGATGAACCGTTAAAAGAAGGAGAGGATGAAAGATACACTATATCTAAAGTATCCCAAAATAAAGGAAGTTTGTATGAACATTGTATAAAAGCTATAGACAAATCTTTAAAATTTGGAGAAAATAATATACCTTTAATGGGATCAGGAGACTGGAACGATGGTATGAGCACGGTTGGCAATAAGGGAAAAGGAGAAAGTGTATGGTTAGGATGGTTTATATATAATATACTTAAAGAATTTACTTCTATATGTAATAAAAAACAAGACTATGAAAAAGAAGAATATTACAATAAAATGAAGAGGTTTATTGTAGATAATATTGAAAAAAATGCTTGGGATGGAAAGTGGTATAGAAGAGCTTATTTTGACGATGGAAAAGTTTTAGGATCTGCCGAAAATGAAGAATGTCAAATAGACTCTTTGGCTCAATCTTGGGCTGTAATTTCTGAAGGAGGAAATAAATCTAGGGCTGAAAAAGCTATGTTGTCAGCAGAAGAACGTTTAGTAAAATATGATAAGGCAATAGTAAAATTATTAACACCAGCATTTAATAAATCTGATCTTGAACCAGGATATATAAAAGGATATGTACCAGGAGTAAGAGAAAATGGAGGACAATATACTCATGCTGCTATATGGTATATATTGGCTTTAGCAAAACTAGGTTATGGTGAAAAGGCATGGAAAATATTCAATATGATAAATCCTATTAATCACACCCTATCTAATTTGAATTGTAATATATATAAAGTTGAACCCTATGTTATGACAGCAGATGTTTATACTGTAGAACCTAATGTAGGAAGAGGTGGCTGGAGCTGGTATACTGGAGCTGCAGGATGGATGTATACTACAGCTTTAAATGGTATTTTAGGATTTAATATTCATTCAGATAAAGGCTTTTCAATAACTCCTAATATACCAAGCCATTGGAATGAATTCAAAATTGTTTATAAAAAAAATAATTGCAAATATAATATAAAAGTAGAAAGGCAGGGAAAAGAAGAGGTATATTTAAATAATGAATTAATTAAAGATAAAATAATTCCATTATTTAATCAAGGTGAGTATGAGGTGAAAATATTTATAAAGTAA
- the lysA gene encoding diaminopimelate decarboxylase — protein MRLFGTMEVRDNNLYIGGVSCKNLKDEYGTPLYVIDEEFLRGRCKEYYNNFGVEKYGNKVAYAGKAFLTIAMCQIIKEEGLFLDVVSSGELYTALKANFPMEKIYFHGNNKTLDEIEMGIELGVGRFVVDNFYEMNNINEMAGKKGIKQSILLRITPGIEAHTHDYIKTGQVDSKFGFSMVNQEVYKAVEKAINLPNINLSGIHCHIGSQIFETTPYEEAVDVMFEILREIKDKYDYEINEVDLGGGFGIYYTKEDKPKETKEYCEAILKRAINKSKELGIKLPMLGIEPGRSIIGNAATLIYTIGAIKDIPGVRKYVSIDGGMNDNIRPALYEAKYECEIANNMNSEERELVTIAGKCCETGDIVIKDAYISKCKSGDILAIPSVGAYGYSMASNYNKITKPAVVLVKNGRTKLMCKRESFDDMLKNELNL, from the coding sequence GTGAGGCTATTTGGAACAATGGAAGTAAGAGATAATAATTTATATATTGGGGGAGTAAGTTGTAAAAATTTAAAAGATGAATATGGCACTCCATTATATGTAATAGATGAGGAATTTTTAAGGGGCAGATGCAAAGAATATTATAATAATTTTGGAGTTGAAAAGTATGGAAATAAAGTAGCTTATGCAGGGAAAGCATTTTTGACTATTGCAATGTGCCAAATAATAAAAGAAGAAGGATTATTCTTAGATGTTGTTTCCTCTGGAGAATTATATACTGCACTAAAAGCTAATTTTCCAATGGAGAAGATTTATTTTCATGGAAATAATAAAACTTTAGATGAAATAGAAATGGGTATAGAACTTGGGGTCGGAAGGTTTGTTGTAGATAATTTTTATGAAATGAATAACATTAATGAAATGGCAGGAAAAAAGGGAATAAAACAAAGTATATTATTAAGAATTACTCCAGGAATAGAGGCACATACTCATGATTATATAAAAACAGGCCAAGTGGATTCAAAATTTGGATTTTCAATGGTGAACCAAGAGGTTTATAAGGCAGTGGAAAAGGCTATAAACTTACCCAATATAAATTTATCAGGAATTCATTGTCATATAGGATCACAAATTTTTGAAACAACTCCCTATGAAGAAGCTGTAGATGTTATGTTTGAAATATTAAGAGAAATTAAGGATAAATACGATTATGAAATAAATGAAGTTGATTTAGGAGGAGGCTTTGGAATATATTATACAAAGGAAGATAAGCCAAAAGAAACTAAAGAATATTGTGAAGCAATATTAAAAAGAGCTATAAATAAATCAAAGGAATTAGGAATTAAACTTCCTATGCTAGGTATAGAGCCAGGAAGATCTATAATAGGTAATGCAGCTACATTAATTTATACTATAGGTGCTATAAAGGATATACCAGGAGTTAGGAAATATGTATCTATAGATGGAGGAATGAATGACAATATAAGGCCAGCTCTTTATGAAGCAAAGTATGAATGTGAAATCGCTAATAACATGAATAGTGAAGAAAGAGAATTAGTTACTATAGCAGGAAAGTGTTGTGAAACAGGGGATATAGTAATAAAGGATGCATATATAAGTAAATGTAAGAGTGGAGATATATTAGCAATACCTTCTGTAGGAGCCTATGGATATTCTATGGCTAGCAATTATAATAAAATTACTAAACCAGCTGTTGTATTAGTTAAGAACGGAAGAACTAAACTAATGTGTAAAAGAGAAAGCTTTGATGATATGCTTAAAAATGAATTAAATCTGTAA
- a CDS encoding M18 family aminopeptidase — translation MEVHNAKDLLDFIYKSPTAFHVVNNVEKILLSQGFTELKEYEKWHLQREGKYFIKKNNSAFIAFVIGKEKISDNGFKIIGAHTDFPCFKVKPYGEVLDKDKYLRLNTEVYGGPILNTWMDRPLSIAGRITLKGDNLLEPKEKFININKPLFIIPNLAIHMNKSVNKGIELNPQKDILPLMTVEGEDLREGILEEIIKKELNLDNEKIISYELSLYEFDKGTLMGLNNEFISSSRLDNLAMVHAGLKAILNSKVSKATNALVCFDNEEVGSSTKQGADSPLLSNILERIVEKEEKGREAYFRALSRSFLISADLAHAVHPSSPEKADPINKPMINKGPVIKVSERQSYTSDAISSAIYKQICEKANVPYQIFTNRSDERGGSTIGPISSTHLNINSVDIGSPILAMHSIREFGGVKDHYYITKSFEEFYNL, via the coding sequence ATGGAAGTTCATAATGCAAAAGATCTTTTAGATTTTATATATAAAAGTCCTACAGCATTTCACGTTGTAAATAATGTAGAAAAAATCTTGTTATCTCAAGGTTTTACAGAATTAAAGGAATATGAAAAATGGCATTTACAAAGGGAAGGTAAATATTTTATTAAAAAAAATAATTCTGCATTTATAGCTTTTGTTATAGGAAAAGAAAAAATTAGTGACAATGGATTTAAAATTATAGGTGCTCATACAGATTTCCCTTGTTTTAAAGTAAAGCCTTATGGTGAAGTTTTAGATAAAGATAAATATTTAAGATTAAATACAGAAGTTTATGGGGGACCTATATTAAATACCTGGATGGATAGACCTCTATCTATAGCTGGAAGAATAACTTTAAAAGGAGATAATCTTTTAGAACCGAAAGAAAAGTTTATAAATATAAATAAACCTTTATTTATAATTCCCAATTTAGCTATACATATGAATAAAAGTGTAAATAAAGGAATAGAACTAAATCCCCAAAAAGATATTCTTCCTTTAATGACAGTAGAAGGAGAAGATTTGAGGGAGGGAATATTAGAAGAAATTATAAAAAAAGAATTAAATTTAGATAATGAAAAAATTATAAGTTATGAATTGTCCTTATATGAATTTGATAAAGGCACTTTAATGGGACTAAATAATGAATTTATTTCTAGCTCTAGATTAGATAATTTAGCTATGGTTCATGCGGGACTCAAAGCCATATTAAATTCTAAAGTGTCTAAAGCTACCAATGCACTAGTTTGTTTTGATAATGAGGAAGTTGGAAGTTCTACTAAGCAAGGAGCAGATTCACCATTATTATCAAATATATTAGAAAGAATCGTAGAAAAAGAAGAAAAGGGTAGGGAAGCATACTTTAGAGCATTATCAAGATCCTTTTTAATATCAGCGGATTTAGCTCATGCAGTACATCCTTCATCTCCGGAAAAAGCAGATCCTATTAATAAACCAATGATAAATAAAGGACCAGTAATAAAAGTAAGCGAAAGACAAAGTTATACATCTGATGCTATATCTTCTGCAATATATAAACAAATATGTGAAAAAGCTAATGTTCCTTATCAAATATTTACTAATAGATCTGATGAAAGGGGAGGATCTACTATAGGACCTATATCATCTACACATTTAAATATAAATTCTGTAGATATAGGAAGTCCTATATTAGCTATGCATTCTATAAGAGAATTTGGTGGAGTTAAAGATCATTATTATATAACTAAATCTTTTGAAGAATTTTACAACTTATAG